A genome region from Euphorbia lathyris chromosome 4, ddEupLath1.1, whole genome shotgun sequence includes the following:
- the LOC136225678 gene encoding putative pentatricopeptide repeat-containing protein At3g47840 isoform X1, giving the protein MVFSLRPYIRRLCTASASVSAEFTDHVGYSAPNKFLQKTQLPNLTDMLEINSKLKYLVKTGCLQCARQMFDKMHYRDEISWTIIISGYANVNATEALTLFSKMWVQPGLQMDPFVLSLALKVCGLNLNMSFGESMHAYSVKTDFVDSVFVGSALLDMYMKVGKIKQGCMVFDEMSTRNVVSWTAVITGLVHAGYGKLGLEYFSEMWRSKVACDSHTFAIALKACANLGSLNHGREIHCQTLKRSLEESSFVANTLATMYNKCGKLEYGLHLFEKMTIRDVVSWTMIIATYAQTGKDENALRAFIRMQELGVSPNEFTFAAVISSCANLGRIEWGEQLHGYVLCLGLISYLPVSNSVMTMYSKCGLVTSASLLFQELNSRDVVSWSTIIAGYSQEGRGEEAFEYLSRMAKEGTRLNEFTLSSLLSVCGNMVTLEQGKQLHAHAFLVGLEKTEMVQSALINMYSKCGSIKEASKVLDEAEINDVISLTAMVNGYAENGCSQEAIDLFEKIPLMGLRPDPVAFIGVLTACCHAGLVDIGFHYFDLMTKEYQIFPSKEHYGCMIDLLCRAGRLNDAESMIKSMPFQRDDVVWSSLLRACREHGDVECGRRAAEKILELDPNCASTHITLANMYAAKGRWKEAANARKMMRIKGIVKEPGWSWIKIKDLVSAFVSHDKTHPQGENIYSMLKLLVSEVEMSVLELDSLVNDVQG; this is encoded by the coding sequence ATGGTTTTCTCTTTAAGACCTTATATCAGAAGATTATGCACAGCATCAGCCTCGGTTTCTGCTGAATTCACTGACCATGTTGGATATTCAGCACCGAACAAGTTCTTGCAAAAAACCCAACTCCCTAATCTCACAGACATGCTTGAAATTAACAGTAAATTGAAATATCTAGTAAAGACCGGCTGCTTGCAATGTGCTCGCCaaatgtttgataaaatgcATTACAGAGACGAAATTTCGTGGACCATAATCATATCCGGATATGCCAATGTTAATGCCACCGAGGCATTAACATTGTTTTCAAAAATGTGGGTTCAGCCTGGTCTCCAAATGGACCCCTTTGTACTTAGCCTTGCACTAAAAGTTTGCGGGCTCAATTTGAATATGAGTTTTGGAGAATCAATGCATGCATATTCGGTAAAAACTGATTTTGTTGACTCGGTTTTTGTAGGAAGTGCCCTTCTGGATATGTACATGAAGGTTGGTAAAATTAAACAAGGCTGTATGGTGTTCGATGAGATGAGCACAAGAAATGTAGTGTCATGGACTGCTGTTATTACAGGGCTTGTTCATGCTGGTTATGGTAAGTTGGGGTTGGAGTATTTCTCTGAGATGTGGAGATCAAAGGTGGCTTGTGATTCTCATACCTTTGCTATTGCACTAAAGGCATGTGCTAACTTGGGTTCTTTGAATCATGGGAGAGAGATCCATTGTCAAACATTAAAGAGGAGCCTTGAAGAAAGCTCATTCGTGGCTAACACTCTTGCAACCATGTATAACAAATGTGGGAAGTTAGAGTACGGTTTGCATTTGTTTGAAAAGATGACTATAAGGGATGTGGTTTCGTGGACAATGATCATAGCAACATATGCTCAAACGGGCAAAGATGAAAATGCTCTAAGAGCATTTATAAGGATGCAGGAATTAGGTGTGAGTCCTAATGAATTCACTTTTGCAGCTGTCATTTCCAGTTGTGCCAATCTTGGGCGAATTGAGTGGGGTGAGCAATTACATGGGTATGTGTTATGTCTAGGTCTGATAAGTTATTTGCCGGTTTCTAATTCCGTAATGACTATGTATTCAAAATGTGGACTGGTAACTTCAGCTTCTTTGCTGTTCCAAGAATTGAATAGCAGAGATGTTGTTTCATGGAGCACAATAATTGCAGGTTATTCTCAGGAAGGGCGTGGGGAGGAAGCATTTGAGTATCTATCACGGATGGCAAAGGAAGGTACTAGACTGAATGAGTTTACTCTTTCTAGCTTACTGAGTGTTTGTGGAAATATGGTAACTCTTGAGCAAGGAAAGCAACTCCATGCCCATGCCTTTCTTGTTGGGTTAGAGAAAACTGAAATGGTTCAAAGTGCATTAATTAATATGTATTCGAAATGTGGTAGCATCAAGGAAGCTTCAAAAGTTTTAGATGAGGCAGAGATTAATGATGTCATATCTTTGACAGCCATGGTAAATGGATATGCAGAAAATGGATGTAGCCAAGAAGCTATTGACTTGTTCGAGAAGATTCCCCTGATGGGTTTGAGACCTGATCCCGTGGCATTTATTGGTGTTCTTACTGCTTGCTGCCATGCTGGACTAGTTGATATTGGATTCCACTACTTCGATTTAATGACTAAGGAATACCAAATATTTCCTTCAAAGGAGCATTATGGCTGCATGATTGATCTCCTTTGTCGCGCTGGGCGATTAAATGATGCAGAGAGTATGATCAAAAGCATGCCATTTCAACGTGATGATGTTGTTTGGTCTTCTCTTCTCAGAGCATGCAGGGAACATGGTGATGTTGAATGCGGAAGACGTGCTGCTGAAAAGATTCTTGAGTTAGACCCGAATTGTGCATCAACTCACATTACACTGGCCAACATGTATGCTGCCAAAGGAAGGTGGAAGGAAGCAGCAAATGCAAGAAAGATGATGAGAATAAAAGGGATAGTTAAGGAGCCTGGATGGTCTTGGATTAAAATTAAGGATCTAGTTTCTGCATTTGTTTCCCATGATAAGACTCATCCACAGGGTGAAAATATATATAGCATGCTTAAATTGTTAGTCTCTGAGGTAGAAATGTCTGTTCTGGAACTGGATTCTCTGGTAAACGATGTCCAGGGGTAG
- the LOC136225678 gene encoding putative pentatricopeptide repeat-containing protein At3g47840 isoform X2 codes for MVFSLRPYIRRLCTASASVSAEFTDHVGYSAPNKFLQKTQLPNLTDMLEINSKLKYLVKTGCLQCARQMFDKMHYRDEISWTIIISGYANVNATEALTLFSKMWVQPGLQMDPFVLSLALKVCGLNLNMSFGESMHAYSVKTDFVDSVFVGSALLDMYMKVGKIKQGCMVFDEMSTRNVVSWTAVITGLVHAGYGKLGLEYFSEMWRSKVACDSHTFAIALKACANLGSLNHGREIHCQTLKRSLEESSFVANTLATMYNKCGKLEYGLHLFEKMTIRDVVSWTMIIATYAQTGKDENALRAFIRMQELGVSPNEFTFAAVISSCANLGRIEWGEQLHGYVLCLGLISYLPVSNSVMTMYSKCGLVTSASLLFQELNSRDVVSWSTIIAGYSQEGRGEEAFEYLSRMAKEENGCSQEAIDLFEKIPLMGLRPDPVAFIGVLTACCHAGLVDIGFHYFDLMTKEYQIFPSKEHYGCMIDLLCRAGRLNDAESMIKSMPFQRDDVVWSSLLRACREHGDVECGRRAAEKILELDPNCASTHITLANMYAAKGRWKEAANARKMMRIKGIVKEPGWSWIKIKDLVSAFVSHDKTHPQGENIYSMLKLLVSEVEMSVLELDSLVNDVQG; via the exons ATGGTTTTCTCTTTAAGACCTTATATCAGAAGATTATGCACAGCATCAGCCTCGGTTTCTGCTGAATTCACTGACCATGTTGGATATTCAGCACCGAACAAGTTCTTGCAAAAAACCCAACTCCCTAATCTCACAGACATGCTTGAAATTAACAGTAAATTGAAATATCTAGTAAAGACCGGCTGCTTGCAATGTGCTCGCCaaatgtttgataaaatgcATTACAGAGACGAAATTTCGTGGACCATAATCATATCCGGATATGCCAATGTTAATGCCACCGAGGCATTAACATTGTTTTCAAAAATGTGGGTTCAGCCTGGTCTCCAAATGGACCCCTTTGTACTTAGCCTTGCACTAAAAGTTTGCGGGCTCAATTTGAATATGAGTTTTGGAGAATCAATGCATGCATATTCGGTAAAAACTGATTTTGTTGACTCGGTTTTTGTAGGAAGTGCCCTTCTGGATATGTACATGAAGGTTGGTAAAATTAAACAAGGCTGTATGGTGTTCGATGAGATGAGCACAAGAAATGTAGTGTCATGGACTGCTGTTATTACAGGGCTTGTTCATGCTGGTTATGGTAAGTTGGGGTTGGAGTATTTCTCTGAGATGTGGAGATCAAAGGTGGCTTGTGATTCTCATACCTTTGCTATTGCACTAAAGGCATGTGCTAACTTGGGTTCTTTGAATCATGGGAGAGAGATCCATTGTCAAACATTAAAGAGGAGCCTTGAAGAAAGCTCATTCGTGGCTAACACTCTTGCAACCATGTATAACAAATGTGGGAAGTTAGAGTACGGTTTGCATTTGTTTGAAAAGATGACTATAAGGGATGTGGTTTCGTGGACAATGATCATAGCAACATATGCTCAAACGGGCAAAGATGAAAATGCTCTAAGAGCATTTATAAGGATGCAGGAATTAGGTGTGAGTCCTAATGAATTCACTTTTGCAGCTGTCATTTCCAGTTGTGCCAATCTTGGGCGAATTGAGTGGGGTGAGCAATTACATGGGTATGTGTTATGTCTAGGTCTGATAAGTTATTTGCCGGTTTCTAATTCCGTAATGACTATGTATTCAAAATGTGGACTGGTAACTTCAGCTTCTTTGCTGTTCCAAGAATTGAATAGCAGAGATGTTGTTTCATGGAGCACAATAATTGCAGGTTATTCTCAGGAAGGGCGTGGGGAGGAAGCATTTGAGTATCTATCACGGATGGCAAAGGAAG AAAATGGATGTAGCCAAGAAGCTATTGACTTGTTCGAGAAGATTCCCCTGATGGGTTTGAGACCTGATCCCGTGGCATTTATTGGTGTTCTTACTGCTTGCTGCCATGCTGGACTAGTTGATATTGGATTCCACTACTTCGATTTAATGACTAAGGAATACCAAATATTTCCTTCAAAGGAGCATTATGGCTGCATGATTGATCTCCTTTGTCGCGCTGGGCGATTAAATGATGCAGAGAGTATGATCAAAAGCATGCCATTTCAACGTGATGATGTTGTTTGGTCTTCTCTTCTCAGAGCATGCAGGGAACATGGTGATGTTGAATGCGGAAGACGTGCTGCTGAAAAGATTCTTGAGTTAGACCCGAATTGTGCATCAACTCACATTACACTGGCCAACATGTATGCTGCCAAAGGAAGGTGGAAGGAAGCAGCAAATGCAAGAAAGATGATGAGAATAAAAGGGATAGTTAAGGAGCCTGGATGGTCTTGGATTAAAATTAAGGATCTAGTTTCTGCATTTGTTTCCCATGATAAGACTCATCCACAGGGTGAAAATATATATAGCATGCTTAAATTGTTAGTCTCTGAGGTAGAAATGTCTGTTCTGGAACTGGATTCTCTGGTAAACGATGTCCAGGGGTAG